Proteins encoded by one window of Clostridium bornimense:
- a CDS encoding SAM-dependent methyltransferase: MDIEKSLIKNLTKNFEGPSFQIKFWDGEETLVGGSTPTFTLKLNKPLNKKDMALSTTLAFGEAYMDKNFEIDGDLYFALNSILQNITHFNFDFKGLPKIFHKSSKTKQKENIASHYDIGNDFYSLWLDKTMSYSCGYFKNEKDNLYDAQMNKIHHILKKLNLKEGDTLLDIGCGWGALLIEATKKYKVKGVGITLSEEQFKKFNERIEEEHLENFLEVKLMNYLDLPKLDKTFDAVVSVGMLEHVGRDHYPDFFNSVSSVLKDSGIFLLHYITSLIESPGDPWLKKYIFPGGVIPTLREIISLSAENNYHVLDVENLRLHYKNTLLHWYSNFNNNIDIIENKFDERFIRMWQLYLCACAAVFNNGICDLHQILFTKGINNSIPLTRDYMYKD; this comes from the coding sequence ATGGATATAGAAAAATCATTGATTAAAAACTTAACAAAAAACTTTGAAGGCCCTAGTTTCCAAATTAAATTTTGGGATGGTGAAGAAACTTTAGTAGGGGGAAGCACTCCCACTTTCACTTTAAAGTTAAATAAACCATTAAATAAAAAAGATATGGCTTTAAGTACTACTTTAGCTTTTGGAGAAGCATATATGGATAAAAACTTTGAAATTGATGGTGATTTATATTTTGCACTAAATTCAATACTTCAAAATATAACCCACTTTAATTTTGACTTTAAAGGTCTTCCAAAAATATTTCATAAATCTTCTAAAACCAAACAAAAAGAGAATATAGCTTCTCATTATGATATAGGAAATGACTTCTATAGTCTTTGGTTAGATAAAACCATGAGCTACTCATGTGGATATTTTAAAAATGAAAAAGATAATCTGTATGATGCTCAAATGAACAAAATACATCATATTTTAAAGAAACTTAACTTAAAAGAAGGTGACACTTTACTTGATATTGGATGTGGTTGGGGTGCACTTTTAATTGAAGCTACTAAAAAATATAAAGTAAAAGGGGTAGGTATCACATTAAGCGAAGAACAATTTAAGAAATTTAATGAACGTATAGAAGAAGAACATTTAGAAAATTTTTTAGAAGTAAAATTAATGAATTATCTTGACTTACCTAAATTAGATAAAACTTTTGATGCTGTAGTAAGTGTTGGTATGCTTGAGCATGTAGGTAGAGATCATTATCCTGACTTTTTCAATTCAGTATCCTCAGTTTTAAAAGATAGCGGTATATTTTTGCTACACTATATCACTTCACTTATAGAATCACCAGGAGATCCTTGGCTTAAAAAATATATTTTTCCTGGAGGAGTGATACCTACATTACGAGAAATTATATCACTTTCAGCAGAAAACAACTATCATGTTTTAGATGTTGAGAATTTAAGACTACATTATAAAAATACACTTTTACATTGGTATTCTAACTTTAACAATAATATAGATATAATAGAAAATAAATTTGATGAAAGATTTATTAGAATGTGGCAACTATATCTTTGTGCCTGTGCAGCTGTTTTTAATAACGGTATTTGTGATTTACATCAAATATTATTTACTAAAGGAATAAATAACTCTATCCCTCTAACTCGTGACTATATGTATAAAGATTAA
- a CDS encoding NAD(P)/FAD-dependent oxidoreductase, whose translation MPKVIVIGGGPAGIMAALEAAKYNEVLLIERNDELGKKLKLTGGGRCNITNNRYIEEFFDKVVTNNKFLYSAFYTFTNEDLLKYFTDRGLRYKVEYDEKVYTMSDKADEVIEILKKDLEKNKVKVMYGTKVVDLIVEEKSIKGVVTEDGNKILGEKVIVTTGGKSVPATGSDGSMYKILEDYGHGIAPLYPALIPLVTKEGFVKNLQGVSMKEVVFTTKLKKKKIEVKGDMIFTHFGISGPGVLKLSSYINKALKDGEVEITLDFLEEWSREKLSKQMKSNLNKSLINNLKGILPQNFLKEILGMVGLLETKASELKKEDENRVINYIKEMRLTIIETISIKGAMVTSGGVKVKEINASTMESKIIKNLYFAGEVIDVDAETGGYNLQIAFSTGYLAGNSTKVITN comes from the coding sequence ATGCCAAAAGTAATAGTTATTGGTGGTGGACCAGCAGGAATTATGGCTGCATTGGAAGCAGCTAAATATAATGAAGTATTATTAATAGAAAGAAATGACGAATTAGGTAAAAAGCTTAAATTAACTGGTGGTGGAAGATGTAATATAACTAATAATAGATATATAGAAGAATTCTTTGATAAAGTAGTAACAAATAATAAATTCTTGTATAGTGCCTTTTATACTTTTACAAATGAAGATTTATTGAAGTATTTCACTGATAGAGGATTGAGATATAAAGTAGAATATGATGAAAAAGTTTATACTATGAGTGATAAAGCTGATGAAGTAATTGAAATTTTAAAAAAGGATTTAGAAAAAAATAAAGTTAAAGTTATGTATGGTACAAAAGTTGTAGACTTAATAGTGGAAGAAAAAAGTATAAAAGGTGTAGTAACGGAAGATGGAAATAAAATTTTAGGAGAAAAAGTCATTGTTACTACAGGAGGAAAAAGTGTTCCTGCTACAGGATCAGATGGATCAATGTATAAAATACTAGAAGACTATGGTCATGGCATTGCACCATTATATCCTGCATTAATTCCATTAGTTACAAAAGAAGGGTTTGTAAAGAATCTGCAAGGAGTATCAATGAAGGAAGTAGTTTTTACTACAAAGCTAAAGAAAAAGAAGATAGAAGTAAAAGGGGATATGATTTTTACGCACTTTGGGATATCAGGGCCTGGTGTTTTAAAATTATCTTCTTATATTAATAAGGCATTGAAGGATGGAGAAGTGGAGATTACATTAGACTTTTTAGAAGAGTGGAGCAGGGAAAAATTATCAAAGCAAATGAAATCAAACTTAAATAAAAGCTTAATTAACAATTTAAAGGGAATATTGCCACAGAATTTCCTAAAAGAGATTTTAGGTATGGTGGGATTACTTGAGACAAAAGCAAGTGAGCTAAAAAAAGAAGATGAAAATAGGGTTATTAATTATATAAAAGAGATGAGATTAACTATTATAGAAACTATAAGTATAAAAGGTGCTATGGTAACTAGTGGTGGAGTTAAAGTAAAAGAGATTAATGCATCGACAATGGAGTCAAAAATCATAAAAAATTTATATTTTGCAGGAGAAGTGATTGATGTAGATGCAGAAACAGGGGGATATAATTTACAAATTGCATTTTCAACAGGATATTTAGCTGGTAATAGTACAAAAGTGATTACAAATTAA
- a CDS encoding penicillin-binding transpeptidase domain-containing protein, with translation MKKGAKIAIAISGILVIALAVGGTIFFVNKNKYNPEKALEEYTSLINDKKYEEMYSKITKESQGNISKEDFIKRNKNIYEGIEATNIKNKVLKVKKDGSNYDITYESTMNTIAGEVKFKNTVVVKKDEGIEWSSKMIFPDLSSDDKVRVNDEQAKRGSILDKNGNVLAEDGYINEVGIVPGKLGDAKEDNIKKISELLEVSEEYINTEITASYVQDDTFVPIKDISSSDERVDQLLEIPGIMLNDKKARVYPLGVEAAHLTGYVQNITAEELEKNKDKGYSSSSVIGKVGLEKAYEDTLRGTDGVEIYIEDKNGEKKSEIASTELNDGKDVTVTIDSSMQKLLYSQLESDKGFAVAMNPNTGEVLAMVSTPSYDPNDFILGISNNKWEELNNDENKPLYNRFQGTFAPGSSFKPITAAIGLENKAIDADGTKNISGKSWKKDDSWGDYSITRVTDYGSTTNLTKAMVYSDNIYFAQVALDVGKDSFATDLTKMGFGEKIPFKYGLYSSQFADDDKFKDDIQLADTGYGQGKLLVNPIHLASIYTAFLNDGNMIMPTLDSGETSKVWKENIMTKDTASTVLNTMVSVVEDPAGTASEAKIDGLTIAAKTGTAEIKKTQDDTEGTELGWFAAMTTNKDNNNLLVVSMIEDVKDKGGSHYVIPKVKTALETVK, from the coding sequence ATGAAAAAAGGAGCGAAAATAGCAATAGCTATATCGGGAATATTAGTTATAGCATTAGCTGTAGGTGGTACTATTTTTTTTGTTAACAAAAATAAGTATAATCCAGAAAAAGCATTAGAAGAATATACTTCATTAATTAATGATAAAAAATACGAAGAAATGTATTCTAAAATAACAAAGGAAAGTCAAGGTAATATATCTAAAGAAGATTTTATAAAAAGAAACAAGAATATATATGAAGGTATTGAAGCAACAAATATTAAAAATAAGGTTTTAAAAGTAAAAAAAGATGGTTCAAACTATGATATTACTTATGAATCTACAATGAATACAATTGCTGGAGAAGTGAAATTTAAAAATACTGTAGTAGTAAAGAAAGATGAAGGAATAGAGTGGTCTTCAAAAATGATTTTTCCTGACTTGAGCAGTGATGATAAAGTAAGAGTTAATGATGAACAAGCCAAAAGAGGTAGCATTTTAGATAAAAATGGGAATGTTTTAGCGGAAGATGGCTATATTAATGAAGTTGGTATTGTACCAGGAAAGTTAGGAGATGCAAAAGAGGATAATATTAAAAAGATTTCAGAGCTTTTAGAGGTAAGTGAAGAATATATAAATACTGAAATTACTGCATCTTATGTACAAGATGATACTTTTGTTCCTATAAAAGATATTTCATCATCAGATGAAAGGGTTGATCAGCTACTTGAGATACCTGGAATAATGCTTAATGATAAAAAAGCTAGGGTATATCCATTAGGCGTTGAAGCGGCACATTTAACTGGATATGTTCAAAATATTACAGCAGAAGAACTTGAAAAAAATAAGGATAAAGGTTATTCATCAAGTTCCGTAATTGGAAAAGTAGGATTAGAAAAAGCTTATGAAGATACCTTAAGAGGAACTGATGGTGTAGAAATATATATTGAAGACAAAAATGGTGAAAAGAAAAGTGAAATAGCATCGACAGAACTTAATGATGGAAAAGATGTTACTGTTACTATCGATAGTAGTATGCAAAAACTATTATATAGTCAATTAGAAAGTGATAAAGGGTTTGCGGTAGCAATGAATCCTAACACTGGAGAAGTATTAGCAATGGTAAGTACACCATCTTATGATCCTAACGATTTTATTTTAGGAATATCAAATAATAAGTGGGAAGAATTAAATAATGATGAAAATAAGCCTTTGTATAACAGATTTCAAGGTACATTTGCTCCAGGATCTTCTTTTAAACCAATAACAGCAGCTATAGGGTTAGAAAATAAGGCCATTGATGCTGATGGAACTAAAAATATAAGTGGTAAGAGTTGGAAGAAGGATGATAGTTGGGGGGATTATTCAATAACTAGAGTCACAGATTATGGTTCAACCACAAACTTAACAAAGGCTATGGTATATTCAGACAACATCTATTTTGCTCAAGTTGCATTAGATGTTGGAAAGGATAGTTTTGCTACAGATTTAACTAAAATGGGATTTGGAGAAAAAATACCATTTAAATATGGATTATACTCATCTCAATTTGCAGATGATGATAAGTTTAAAGATGATATTCAATTAGCAGATACAGGATATGGACAAGGAAAACTTTTAGTAAATCCAATACATTTAGCTTCTATATATACAGCATTTTTAAATGACGGAAATATGATAATGCCAACATTAGATAGTGGAGAAACATCAAAAGTATGGAAAGAAAATATTATGACAAAAGATACTGCGTCTACAGTATTAAATACAATGGTATCTGTTGTAGAAGATCCAGCAGGAACTGCAAGTGAGGCGAAGATAGATGGTCTTACTATAGCTGCAAAAACAGGTACTGCAGAAATAAAGAAAACTCAAGATGATACTGAAGGAACTGAGCTTGGATGGTTTGCAGCTATGACTACAAATAAAGATAATAATAATCTATTGGTAGTATCTATGATCGAAGATGTTAAAGATAAAGGCGGAAGTCATTATGTTATTCCAAAAGTTAAGACAGCATTAGAGACAGTAAAATAA
- a CDS encoding patatin-like phospholipase family protein yields MDGIALVLSGGGGKGSYQIGVWKALREFGIDKKIGAVAGTSVGALNAALFLQDNIDIAKEVWSNISNEKILKIDKIETLKKILLETGITSSMVNNYLITKGKNGIFSREGLLEIMKEYVDLDIVSQSKIQCFISCCEIPKKVVKYFNINNNSQERIKDILLASSALPVIYDNVIIDDKRYIDGGIVDNIPVKPLYDIGYKTIIVVHLSHNSIIRDTDFPGINMFQIIPRKPQGNFIKGTLDFDKKHAEIRMNQGYEDTYRLIRPFYDMGLIKDRVYRYVCKKRGLGLL; encoded by the coding sequence ATGGATGGAATTGCATTAGTATTATCAGGAGGGGGAGGAAAGGGATCTTATCAAATAGGTGTTTGGAAGGCTTTAAGGGAGTTTGGGATAGATAAAAAAATAGGAGCAGTAGCAGGTACTTCAGTAGGTGCTTTAAATGCCGCGTTATTTTTGCAAGATAACATAGATATCGCTAAAGAAGTATGGAGTAATATATCAAATGAAAAAATATTGAAGATAGATAAGATAGAAACTCTTAAAAAAATACTTTTAGAAACAGGAATAACGTCCTCTATGGTTAATAATTACTTAATAACTAAAGGTAAAAATGGGATATTTTCAAGAGAGGGATTACTTGAAATAATGAAAGAATATGTGGATTTAGATATAGTATCACAATCGAAAATACAATGTTTTATTAGTTGTTGTGAGATACCTAAAAAGGTAGTGAAATACTTTAATATAAATAATAATAGTCAGGAAAGAATTAAGGATATTTTATTAGCATCATCAGCATTACCAGTTATATATGATAATGTTATTATAGACGATAAAAGATATATAGATGGTGGGATAGTGGATAATATACCAGTGAAGCCATTATATGATATAGGATATAAGACTATTATAGTTGTGCATTTGAGTCATAATAGTATAATTAGAGATACAGATTTTCCAGGAATAAATATGTTTCAAATAATACCTAGGAAGCCACAAGGCAATTTTATCAAGGGAACTTTAGATTTTGATAAGAAACATGCAGAAATAAGGATGAATCAAGGCTATGAAGATACTTATAGACTTATACGACCTTTTTATGATATGGGACTTATTAAAGATAGAGTTTATAGATATGTATGTAAAAAGAGAGGACTAGGCTTGTTATAA
- a CDS encoding NlpC/P60 family protein yields the protein MKRKYLSLIIAAALLIAMEDMGESVNATPMLSEYQEILSKVEEANSNIQKLDEKISNLLSEQENTKASINEKSEAINKKQAEIDEVYSILKENEDDFKARVRAVYKNGNDSTIEILSKSKTLGDLIERAATIEKVSTYEKDIIDNIRDNKNRLEKEKSTYNKEIKKLNSLNKKLATQITDTEKEKSNQEKLLAEANELKVKYSTELAYIDNANNELALNLGQGTATIASATVASRGGDTNSAGAMAVLSEAANHLGKPYVWGAKGPNSFDCSGFVQYVFGRVGINAPAPTYTQETLGSYVPKGQEQPGDLVFFGTPGNTHHVGIYVGNGLYIHAPQTGDFVKYSNLSSASDYSFARRIL from the coding sequence ATGAAAAGGAAATATCTATCGCTTATTATAGCAGCCGCTTTATTGATTGCTATGGAAGATATGGGGGAATCAGTTAATGCAACTCCAATGTTAAGTGAGTATCAAGAAATATTAAGTAAGGTTGAAGAAGCAAATTCTAATATACAAAAATTAGATGAAAAAATAAGCAACTTACTATCTGAACAAGAAAATACAAAAGCTTCAATAAATGAAAAATCAGAAGCCATAAATAAAAAACAAGCCGAAATAGATGAAGTATATTCAATACTTAAAGAAAATGAAGACGATTTCAAAGCTAGGGTACGAGCTGTTTATAAAAATGGTAATGATTCTACCATAGAAATATTATCTAAATCAAAAACCTTAGGTGATCTTATTGAAAGAGCTGCTACTATTGAAAAAGTATCTACTTATGAAAAAGACATCATAGATAATATAAGAGATAATAAAAATAGACTAGAAAAAGAAAAATCTACTTACAATAAAGAAATAAAAAAATTAAATTCTTTAAATAAAAAATTAGCTACACAAATAACTGACACAGAAAAAGAAAAATCTAATCAAGAAAAATTATTAGCAGAAGCAAATGAACTAAAAGTTAAATATTCAACAGAATTAGCTTATATTGATAATGCTAACAACGAATTAGCTCTTAACCTAGGACAAGGTACTGCCACTATAGCATCTGCAACAGTAGCTTCAAGAGGTGGGGATACAAATAGTGCTGGTGCAATGGCAGTACTATCTGAGGCTGCTAACCATTTAGGTAAGCCTTACGTTTGGGGTGCTAAGGGCCCTAACTCCTTTGACTGCTCTGGATTTGTTCAATATGTATTTGGAAGGGTAGGTATAAATGCTCCAGCACCTACATATACACAAGAAACTTTAGGTAGTTATGTTCCAAAAGGCCAAGAGCAACCTGGAGATTTAGTCTTCTTTGGTACACCAGGAAATACTCACCATGTTGGTATCTATGTAGGTAATGGTTTGTATATACATGCACCTCAAACTGGAGATTTTGTAAAATACTCAAATTTATCTAGCGCTAGCGATTATAGTTTTGCAAGAAGAATTTTATAG
- a CDS encoding ComEC/Rec2 family competence protein, with translation MDYTKEKSIKKYKRNLTLKIISIILFLIIGCFSTIFTEDTALGDTNNELKVYFLDVGQGDSIYIRVNDYDILIDAGSNSNVGHLMEQLEKKNIDDFEIVIATHPHEDHIGGMTEVFSRYDVKEFYMPPVVHTTQAFESMLNAIVKEGIKAKPIKEGTHLDLGSNATIDVYSPIDSVYEDLNDYSTIMKLTFGDTKLIFTGDAESYAEKEVVAKHSEDLKGEVLKFAHHGSRTSSTDEFIKAVSPKYGIICCGEDNNYGHPHKETVDTISKYDIDTYRTDKQGEIEVTSDGKNIFIKTEK, from the coding sequence TTGGATTATACAAAAGAGAAAAGTATAAAAAAGTATAAAAGAAATCTTACATTAAAGATTATCTCTATTATTTTATTCTTAATTATAGGATGCTTTAGTACAATATTTACTGAAGATACAGCTCTAGGAGATACAAATAATGAATTAAAAGTGTATTTTTTAGATGTTGGGCAAGGAGATTCAATATATATAAGAGTAAATGATTATGATATTTTAATTGATGCTGGATCTAATAGTAATGTAGGGCACTTAATGGAGCAGTTAGAAAAAAAGAATATTGATGATTTTGAAATAGTTATAGCTACTCATCCTCATGAAGATCATATAGGGGGAATGACAGAGGTGTTTAGTAGATATGATGTTAAGGAATTTTATATGCCACCAGTAGTACATACAACTCAAGCATTTGAATCAATGTTAAATGCTATAGTAAAAGAGGGGATTAAAGCTAAGCCAATAAAAGAAGGAACACACCTCGACTTAGGTTCTAATGCTACTATAGATGTATATTCTCCAATAGATAGTGTTTATGAAGATCTTAATGATTATTCAACAATAATGAAATTAACCTTTGGTGATACAAAATTGATATTTACAGGAGATGCAGAATCATATGCTGAAAAAGAAGTGGTAGCTAAACATTCTGAGGATTTAAAAGGTGAAGTTTTAAAGTTTGCACATCATGGTTCAAGAACATCTTCTACTGATGAATTTATAAAAGCAGTATCTCCGAAGTATGGAATTATATGCTGTGGTGAAGATAACAATTATGGTCATCCTCATAAAGAAACTGTAGATACAATTTCAAAGTATGATATAGATACCTATAGAACAGATAAACAAGGAGAAATAGAGGTAACATCTGATGGAAAAAATATATTTATAAAAACAGAAAAATAG
- a CDS encoding DUF2809 domain-containing protein, whose translation MKRNRITYLMCIIVVIILGLASRTYEDILPVFIGKYIGDVLWAFMIYLIIVFLFKRISVIKVSLISLLICYGVEFLQLYQSEWINNIRDTVIGSLILGHGFLYTDLICYIVGIVLAVIFEMLFLASREC comes from the coding sequence ATGAAGAGGAACAGAATTACATATCTTATGTGTATCATTGTAGTTATAATTTTAGGATTGGCATCAAGAACCTATGAAGATATTTTGCCTGTATTTATTGGAAAATATATAGGAGATGTTTTGTGGGCTTTTATGATATATCTAATTATTGTTTTTTTATTTAAAAGGATATCAGTTATTAAGGTATCATTGATTTCATTACTTATTTGTTATGGAGTTGAATTTTTACAGCTATATCAAAGTGAATGGATAAATAATATTAGAGATACAGTTATAGGATCACTTATATTAGGTCATGGATTTTTATATACAGATTTAATTTGCTATATAGTAGGGATAGTACTTGCCGTTATTTTTGAGATGTTATTTTTAGCATCAAGAGAATGTTAA
- a CDS encoding DUF5662 family protein, with protein MEDKVKNFIGHFKTITNHKLLVMKYCFRVGLYKQGILHDLSKYTWVEFSTGIKYYRGTVSPNGIQKLEEGYSMAWLHHKGRNKHHFEYWIDYGVREEEGLKGMKMPDKYVVEMFIDRMCASKNYLKDQYTNSSPLEYYNARKEYYVMNESSRELLESLLNKLATEGEVCTLKYIKEILK; from the coding sequence ATGGAAGATAAAGTGAAAAATTTTATAGGACACTTTAAGACAATAACTAATCATAAATTGTTAGTTATGAAATATTGTTTTAGGGTAGGTTTATATAAACAAGGAATTTTACATGATTTATCAAAATATACATGGGTAGAATTTTCTACTGGTATAAAGTATTATAGAGGAACTGTAAGTCCTAATGGAATACAAAAGTTAGAAGAAGGTTACTCTATGGCATGGTTACATCATAAAGGTCGAAATAAACATCATTTTGAGTACTGGATAGATTATGGAGTAAGAGAAGAAGAAGGACTTAAAGGAATGAAGATGCCTGATAAATATGTAGTTGAGATGTTTATTGATAGGATGTGTGCATCTAAAAATTACTTAAAAGACCAATATACAAATAGTAGTCCATTAGAGTATTACAATGCTAGGAAAGAATATTATGTGATGAACGAAAGTTCTAGAGAATTATTAGAGTCGTTGCTTAATAAATTAGCTACAGAGGGAGAGGTTTGTACTTTAAAATATATAAAAGAAATTTTAAAATAA
- a CDS encoding DUF503 domain-containing protein has protein sequence MRVLIIKVYLRAQWVHSLKEKRMIIKSIISRLRNKFNVSVSEIDYQDIHKEMAIGIVAICGTAAIADSTMESIISFIEENTDATITNIECEKEVF, from the coding sequence ATGAGAGTGCTAATTATTAAGGTCTATTTAAGAGCTCAATGGGTACATTCGTTAAAAGAAAAAAGAATGATTATTAAAAGTATTATTAGTCGGTTAAGAAATAAGTTTAATGTGTCTGTTTCTGAAATAGATTATCAAGATATTCATAAAGAAATGGCAATAGGTATAGTTGCAATTTGTGGCACTGCTGCAATAGCAGACTCTACAATGGAGAGTATAATATCTTTTATTGAAGAAAATACTGATGCTACAATAACAAATATAGAATGTGAAAAAGAAGTTTTTTAG
- a CDS encoding RICIN domain-containing protein, protein MKNKRNIISIIIISMIIALLPLKNSEVLAATDYPIQEMEITTLDGYKLTISGDQDGSLLQVASSTGEQKERWKFTYVNGGYFKLVNQDSGRLVSTVSWGVSANSKCITFGDANKQEQCWIIEGVDKDSLGNYITYKIKNYKDSNMVLTNNGKGEQVTLTKYTGANNQKWRLDSAGLEGFAGYSKDMDGNDKAGTIGGVLGETVTVSTLDEFQKYSEGDDVRTIVITKDISKSSLTKVKVGKNKTIIGAYGVSLTNLYFYLDQTCNSGNLIMKNLHIKHSEEINENNDIPLYISVGTNFWIDHCTLEGHDLTENTSLHANDVDKLMYVGVKADYVTVSNSKFTGHKYGLILGYPADDESAQATYTGYPRMTISNNFFQDVQTRAPGLMRYGYFHSYNNYIESATLGYTACTNANIYSEKNYFNNCNSSGLVNDYGTAYFTDEGSYPTVTASKSKATSWRPKNNYTYTTMKTSELREYAENYAGAQSSKSKMNYSTYKSAGVQSSNYVVTSTASNNTENTASGLIDGGIYYIKNVNSNKYLDVYNGIDENNTNVQQHPGNGEKAQKFKVVYVGDGYYKLVSQVGTGKKVLDVSKKSSKNGANIAIYKDNSGDNQKFQLISLGNSRYTIATKVSKGKSVVEVKDASTAKKANVQQWEYNGHKCQQWKFELAE, encoded by the coding sequence ATGAAAAATAAAAGAAATATTATAAGTATTATAATTATATCAATGATAATAGCATTATTACCATTGAAAAATAGTGAAGTTTTAGCAGCTACAGATTATCCTATACAAGAAATGGAGATAACTACTTTAGATGGTTATAAATTAACCATTTCAGGGGATCAGGATGGTTCTTTATTGCAAGTAGCAAGTAGTACTGGGGAACAAAAGGAAAGGTGGAAATTCACATATGTTAATGGTGGATATTTTAAACTGGTAAATCAGGATTCTGGAAGACTAGTTTCTACTGTATCATGGGGAGTTTCAGCTAATAGTAAATGTATAACTTTTGGTGATGCTAATAAGCAAGAACAGTGTTGGATAATAGAAGGGGTAGATAAAGATTCTTTAGGAAATTATATAACTTATAAAATAAAAAATTATAAAGATTCAAATATGGTTTTAACTAATAATGGAAAAGGAGAACAGGTTACATTAACAAAATATACAGGTGCTAATAATCAAAAGTGGAGATTAGATAGTGCGGGACTAGAAGGTTTTGCAGGATATAGTAAAGATATGGACGGAAATGATAAAGCAGGAACTATTGGTGGAGTATTGGGAGAAACTGTTACAGTATCTACTTTAGATGAATTTCAAAAGTATTCCGAAGGTGATGATGTGAGAACAATTGTAATCACTAAAGATATATCTAAAAGCTCATTAACAAAAGTTAAAGTAGGTAAAAATAAGACAATAATTGGTGCTTACGGAGTTTCTTTAACTAATTTATATTTTTATCTAGATCAGACTTGCAATTCTGGTAATTTAATAATGAAAAACTTACATATAAAGCATTCAGAAGAAATAAATGAAAATAATGATATTCCACTTTATATAAGTGTAGGAACAAATTTTTGGATAGATCATTGTACTTTAGAAGGACATGACCTTACTGAAAATACGTCATTACATGCTAATGATGTTGATAAACTTATGTATGTAGGTGTTAAAGCAGATTATGTTACAGTTTCTAATTCTAAGTTTACAGGTCATAAATATGGTTTAATCTTAGGTTATCCAGCAGATGATGAATCTGCACAAGCAACTTATACAGGATATCCTAGAATGACAATATCAAATAACTTTTTTCAAGATGTTCAAACTAGAGCTCCAGGACTTATGAGATATGGATATTTTCATAGTTATAATAACTATATAGAATCAGCAACATTAGGTTATACAGCTTGTACAAATGCCAATATATATTCTGAGAAAAATTACTTTAATAATTGTAACAGTAGTGGATTAGTTAATGACTATGGAACAGCATATTTTACTGATGAAGGAAGTTATCCAACAGTAACAGCATCTAAATCTAAGGCAACATCATGGAGACCTAAAAATAACTATACATATACAACTATGAAAACTAGTGAGCTTAGAGAATATGCTGAAAATTATGCTGGTGCACAAAGTTCTAAAAGTAAAATGAACTATAGTACATATAAATCAGCAGGAGTTCAATCATCAAATTATGTAGTTACTTCTACAGCATCAAATAATACTGAAAATACAGCAAGTGGGTTAATTGACGGTGGAATATATTATATAAAAAATGTTAATAGTAATAAATATTTAGATGTATATAATGGAATTGATGAAAATAATACTAATGTGCAACAACATCCAGGTAATGGAGAAAAAGCTCAAAAGTTTAAAGTAGTATATGTAGGTGATGGATACTATAAATTAGTATCACAAGTAGGAACTGGAAAGAAAGTTCTTGATGTAAGTAAGAAAAGTAGCAAAAATGGTGCAAATATAGCTATTTATAAAGATAATTCTGGAGATAATCAAAAATTTCAACTTATTAGTTTAGGAAATAGTAGATATACTATAGCTACAAAGGTATCAAAAGGAAAATCTGTAGTTGAAGTAAAAGATGCAAGTACTGCAAAAAAGGCAAATGTACAACAATGGGAATATAATGGTCATAAATGTCAACAATGGAAGTTTGAATTAGCTGAATAG